A window of the Trichoderma asperellum chromosome 6, complete sequence genome harbors these coding sequences:
- a CDS encoding uncharacterized protein (EggNog:ENOG41~BUSCO:EOG092D4P6F~TransMembrane:4 (i20-38o44-61i82-107o113-131i)) codes for MAQKAKKDRAKSNAASLNNLHIGSLIVHVLFLLSHFLFRSRSLLVYGLLSVPSLICEYILETSGRPKYDAATGALKSSGEDLAAAGLTEYMFDVIWVTWASIISAILFGKWGWMLYAVVPAYGAYLAYGLLGMGKNALASMQGGGNADNNAAPQGNRRARRTA; via the coding sequence TAACGCGGCCTCTCTCAACAACCTGCACATCGGGTCCCTCATCGTCCACgtgctcttcctcctctcgcACTTCCTCTTCCGCTCTCGATCTCTGCTCGTCTACGGCCTACTCTCGGTTCCAAGCCTGATTTGCGAATACATACTCGAAACGTCTGGCCGACCCAAATACGATGCCGCAACTGGCGCCCTCAAGAGCTCGGGCGAGGACCTGGCAGCCGCTGGCTTGACCGAGTACATGTTTGATGTCATCTGGGTGACGTGGGCATCGATCATTTCTGCGATCCTGTTTGGCAAATGGGGCTGGATGCTGTATGCCGTGGTTCCTGCGTATGGCGCCTATCTCGCCTATGGACTTTTAGGCATGGGCAAGAACGCACTCGCTTCGATGCAAGGTGGTGGCAATGCCGACAACAACGCTGCGCCGCAAGGGAACCGTCGAGCACGGAGGACTGCTTAG